The following proteins are encoded in a genomic region of Triticum dicoccoides isolate Atlit2015 ecotype Zavitan chromosome 1B, WEW_v2.0, whole genome shotgun sequence:
- the LOC119350294 gene encoding uncharacterized protein LOC119350294 yields the protein MGLPLPRRCCNCGDPVTMPYLGGHGRAAAAVGGEQRPSWASHLAAADFSKPCSRDRVCDTCGGAAFCAHCCEEHHRGHVTCPAPTKDDATDHRRDSFCIGCRVAFCSELCAHHGVGHEVIPVDEYEGWQCARCTGSERWFPVFAGVQTFQDNEGNLLVPLHRKPAAVAKPVEDGPCPPPWMFELVTADFAKTCARDRVCNTCVGAAFCGHCCGEHHSGHDTTASIPEEKDGPEATVVHRRDSFCTGCRVAFCSDLCAHHASGVGHEVIAVNKFVEWHCVRCTGSEWWFPALHYMLMLAFVDEHGNLFVPFQWNGEVEDGEELPWWMTHLGTADFSKTCTRDRVCNTCGGAGFCEHCCGEHHRGHETSAAATDETEGSGAPAGYRRDSFCIGCGLAFCSELCAHHAGGDGHEVIPVDVYGDRHFLRCTGSEPWFASAFGDIELC from the exons ATGGGGCTGCCGCTGCCGCGTCGCTGCTGCAACTGCGGAGATCCCGTGACCATGCCCTACCTTGGCGGCCACGGAagggcggcagcggcggtgggcgGAGAGCAGCGCCCTTCCTGGGCCTCTCATCTCGCCGCCGCGGACTTCTCCAAGCCGTGCTCCAGGGACCGCGTCTGCGACACGTGCGGCGGCGCCGCCTTCTGCGCCCACTGCTGCgaggagcaccaccgcggccacgtcACCTGCCCCGCCCCCACCAAGGACGACGCCACCGATCACCGGAGGGATTCCTTCTGCATCGGCTGCCGCGTCGCGTTCTGCTCCGAGCTGTGCGCGCACCACGGCGTGGGCCACGAGGTCATCCCCGTCGACGAGTACGAAGGATGGCAATGCGCGCGATGCACTGGGTCGGAGCGGTGGTTCCCGGTCTTCGCGGGCGTCCAG ACCTTCCAAGACAACGAGGGCAATCTGCTGGTGCCCCTGCACCGGAAGCCGGCTGCAGTTGCAAAGCCCGTCGAGGACGGACCGTGCCCTCCTCCGTGGATGTTTGAGCTCGTCACCGCTGACTTCGCCAAGACGTGCGCCCGGGACCGGGTGTGCAACACCTGCGTGGGCGCCGCCTTCTGTGGGCATTGCTGCGGGGAACACCACTCAGGCCACGACACCACCGCCTCCATCCCGGAGGAGAAGGACGGCCCGGAGGCGACCGTGGTGCACCGGAGAGACTCGTTCTGCACGGGCTGCCGCGTGGCCTTCTGCTCCGACCTGTGCGCGCACCACGCAAGCGGCGTGGGTCACGAGGTCATCGCCGTCAACAAGTTCGTCGAGTGGCACTGCGTGCGATGCACCGGTTCGGAGTGGTGGTTCCCCGCATTGCACTACATGCTCATGCTG GCTTTCGTGGACGAGCATGGCAACCTGTTCGTGCCTTTCCAGTGGAACGGGGAGGTTGAGGACGGCGAGGAGTTGCCTTGGTGGATGACTCACCTCGGGACAGCAGACTTCTCCAAGACATGCACCAGGGACCGCGTCTGCAACACCTGCGGCGGCGCCGGCTTCTGCGAGCATTGCTGCGGGGAGCACCACCGAGGCCACGAGACCAGCGCCGCCGCCACGGACGAGACGGAGGGTTCGGGGGCACCCGCGGGGTACCGGAGGGACTCGTTTTGCATCGGTTGCGGCCTCGCCTTCTGCTCCGAGCTGTGTGCGCACCACGCGGGTGGCGACGGCCACGAGGTCATCCCCGTCGACGTCTACGGCGACCGGCACTTCCTGCGATGCACCGGGTCAGAGCCGTGGTTCGCCTCCGCCTTCGGCGACATCGAG CTGTGCTAA